In one window of Myxocyprinus asiaticus isolate MX2 ecotype Aquarium Trade chromosome 43, UBuf_Myxa_2, whole genome shotgun sequence DNA:
- the LOC127433339 gene encoding seizure 6-like protein — protein MLGVQSDALLVGFMLWMGILWGEIATQDELDFIPTPSLAPVMQVPAPKEPPRGVASMGKDFLESVLSHKDQLLAQKGVTLPSGLPPDMLPMLGIGLGARAEALSPDQPLLRKMIPVYSGIAHPTLPPADDLPTEPPEDVATPVWDTDAPTLRPDTGSKPLFTAAVPTTVNTEATPAIFTSAVTNCRVNFTDPEGYIDSSDDPPLPEGVFLQCTYTVTVYTGYGVELQVKNVNLSESEQLSIRGIDEGGALLVLANQTLLVEGQVIRSPTNTISVFYRSSPEGGVGMFQLHYQIFRLSCALPRRPHFGEVSVKNLHPGGTAHFQCHMGYQLQGDDTLTCLNASLPVWSKHEPSCRALCGGVIKNASVGRVLSPSPHSGHNSTLDRSCSWSLEAPNGQRLHLHLERMVLGPTDRLVLWSGLDAGSVVLFDSGRGGPIPFEGVISEGPSVRVQFITDQPNNHNTGFNIRFEAFEKGHCYEPYIQNGNFSTTDLTYGVGTVVQFACDPGHSLEQGPPVIECINTRDPYWNDTEPLCKALCGGDLSGPSGVILSPNWPEWYGEGEDCNWRIHVGEDKRVLLDVQLLNLSDSDMLTILDGDEVTTRILGQFVGGTSPFKMSSSTPDLTVTFHSDPAGLVFGKGEGFIINYMEVSRNDSCPDLPEIQNGWKTTSHTALVRGARITYQCDPGYDLVGSETLICQVDLNWSTQPPFCEKIMYCTDPGHVEHSTRTLSDPKLLVGTTIQYSCIPGFILQGGATLTCYGREPGTPVWTSHLPHCVSEESVSCENPGLPDNGYQILSKRLYLPGESLTFMCYQGHELIGEMAIKCILGNPSFWSGPLPLCRANHECSSHHALEVAEAAADSSFDGGSMALAIFILVLLVSVLLGGTYIYVTRCRYHSNLRLPLMYPHPYSQITVETEFDNPLYETGGDTREYEVSI, from the exons ATGAATTGGATTTCATCCCAACACCCAGCCTTGCTCCGGTGATGCAGGTACCAGCCCCTAAAGAACCCCCCAGAGGAGTTGCCTCCATGGGGAAGGACTTCCTCGAGTCGGTTCTGTCTCATAAGGACCAACTGCTGGCCCAGAAGGGAGTGACCCTTCCTAGCGGTTTACCCCCTGATATGTTGCCCATGTTGGGGATAGGGTTGGGGGCCAGAGCAGAGGCCCTGTCCCCTGACCAGCCCCTCTTGAGGAAGATGATCCCTGTGTACAGTGGCATTGCCCACCCCACTTTACCTCCGGCCGATGATTTGCCCACTGAACCCCCGGAAGACGTCGCAACTCCAGTTTGGGATACCGATGCCCCAACGCTACGTCCCGACACTGGCTCTAAGCCTTTATTCACTGCTGCTGTTCCAACTACTGTGAACACTGAGGCAACACCTGCCATTTTCACCTCAG CTGTAACAAACTGCAGGGTCAATTTCACTGACCCAGAAGGCTACATCGATTCTTCAGATGATCCACCCCTTCCTGAAGGAGTGTTCCTGCAATGCACATACACAGTGACCGTGTACACTGGCTATGGCGTGGAGCTACAA GTCAAAAATGTAAATCTGTCAGAGAGCGAGCAGCTGTCAATCAGAGGCATTGATGAAGGCGGCGCCTTACTCGTGCTGGCTAATCAGACGCTTCTGGTGGAAGGTCAGGTCATCCGCAGTCCAACTAATACAATCTCTGTGTTCTACCGGTCATCTCCAGAGGGAGGCGTCGGCATGTTCCAGCTACATTACCAAA TTTTCCGTCTGAGTTGCGCCCTACCCAGACGGCCTCATTTTGGTGAGGTGTCAGTGAAAAACTTGCATCCTGGAGGTACGGCCCATTTCCAGTGCCATATGGGATACCAACTGCAGGGCGACGACACCCTCACCTGTCTCAATGCATCACTTCCTGTGTGGAGCAAACATGAGCCCAGCTGCAgag CTTTATGTGGAGGTGTCATAAAAAACGCCTCGGTAGGCCGGGTGTTGTCCCCCTCACCCCATTCAGGCCATAACAGTACTCTGGATCGCAGCTGTTCTTGGTCCTTGGAGGCCCCTAATGGCCAGAGGCTGCACCTGCACTTGGAAAGAATGGTGTTGGGTCCAACAGACAG GCTTGTCTTATGGAGCGGTCTCGATGCTGGTTCAGTGGTTCTGTTTGATTCCGGCCGTGGTGGTCCAATCCCATTTGAGGGAGTGATCAGCGAGGGCCCGTCTGTTCGGGTCCAGTTTATAACAGACCAGCCAAACAACcacaacactggatttaacatcCGCTTTGAGG CGTTTGAAAAGGGACACTGCTATGAGCCGTACATCCAAAATGGAAATTTCAGCACAACAGACTTAACCTATGGTGTGGGTACAGTCGTGCAGTTCGCCTGTGACCCGGGCCACTCACTGGAGCAGGGCCCTCCCGTCATCGAGTGCATCAACACACGAGACCCCTACTGGAACGACACAGAGCCCCTCTGCAAAG CTCTCTGTGGCGGTGACCTGTCTGGCCCCAGCGGTGTTATTCTGTCCCCAAACTGGCCTGAATGGTACGGGGAGGGCGAGGACTGCAACTGGAGAATTCACGTTGGCGAGGACAAACGTGTTCTGTTGGACGTACAGCT ATTGAATCTGAGCGACAGTGATATGTTAACCATTCTGGATGGCGATGAGGTCACAACACGTATTCTGGGGCAGTTTGTGGGGGGCACCAGCCCGTTCAAGATGTCCTCCTCGACCCCTGACCTCACCGTCACGTTCCACTCTGATCCAGCTGGTCTGGTCTTTGGGAAAGGAGAGGGATTCATCATCAACTACATGG AGGTGTCTCGCAACGACTCCTGTCCGGACCTACCTGAAATACAGAACGGTTGGAAGACCACCTCTCATACAGCCCTGGTCCGTGGAGCTCGCATCACGTATCAGTGTGACCCGGGGTATGACCTCGTGGGTAGTGAAACTCTGATCTGTCAGGTTGACCTGAACTGGAGCACCCAGCCCCCCTTTTGTGAGAAGA ttATGTACTGCACAGACCCTGGCCACGTGGAACACTCCACACGCACTCTGTCTGATCCCAAACTGCTGGTTGGCACCACCATTCAGTATAGCTGCATTCCCGGATTTATCCTGCAGGGTGGCGCCACACTTACTTGCTACGGCCGTGAGCCCGGCACCCCAGTTTGGACATCTCACTTGCCACATTGTGTCT CGGAAGAGTCTGTATCATGTGAgaatcctggacttcctgacaaCGGCTACCAGATCTTGTCAAAAAGACTTTACCTGCCGGGAGAATCTCTAACCTTCATGTGCTACCAAGGCCATGAGCTCATTGGTGAGATGGCCATTAAGTGCATTCTAGGAAATCCCTCATTTTGGAGTGGTCCATTACCACTTTGCAGAG CCAATCATGAGTGCTCTAGCCATCATGCATTAGAGG TGGCTGAGGCTGCGGCGGACTCCTCTTTTGATGGGGGGAGCATGGCTCTAGCTATATTTATACTAGTGCTGTTAGTGTCTGTCTTACTGGGAGGAACCTACATCTACGTCACAAG GTGTCGTTACCATTCAAACCTGAGACTGCCTCTAATGTATCCACATCCCTACAGCCAGATCACTGTGGAAACAGAGTTTGACAACCCTCTCTATGAGACTGGAGGG GACACGAGAGAATATGAGGTGTCCATATGA